Proteins encoded by one window of Desulfonatronum thiodismutans:
- a CDS encoding TAXI family TRAP transporter solute-binding subunit → MVGKKWFVALVVALGLALSAPQAMAKQDILFGGASITGVYYQVALQISNMMNKHMGGEYNYIGRPTGGSVFNINALDRGAFDFAVAQSDRNYQGYNGTADWEGKPVTGLRSVFSMHPETVMLVTRKDTGITTVEGLKGKRVNIGNPGSGQRGNAEDVLRMYGLDFNTDFRAEALQQHEASRALVDRNVDAFFYTVGNPSAAIEEPAQSVDLDMVPLNSDAVKAFVAEHPFYIMTSIPAGTYRGIDRDIETYAVTATVVTNDSVSEQVVYDVVKTVFENLDELRASHAAFRNLKPEEMLQGLSAPLHPGAEKYYKEKGWM, encoded by the coding sequence ATGGTAGGAAAGAAATGGTTCGTAGCCTTGGTCGTCGCTCTTGGATTGGCGTTGTCCGCGCCCCAGGCCATGGCCAAGCAGGACATTCTGTTCGGTGGAGCGTCCATTACCGGAGTTTACTATCAGGTCGCCCTGCAGATCAGCAACATGATGAACAAGCACATGGGCGGGGAGTACAATTACATCGGTCGGCCCACCGGCGGCTCGGTGTTCAACATCAACGCCCTGGATCGCGGAGCGTTCGATTTCGCCGTGGCCCAGTCCGATCGCAATTATCAGGGCTACAACGGCACCGCGGACTGGGAAGGCAAGCCGGTCACGGGGTTGCGCAGCGTGTTCAGCATGCATCCCGAGACCGTCATGCTGGTCACTCGCAAAGACACGGGCATCACCACTGTTGAAGGCTTGAAGGGCAAGCGGGTGAACATCGGTAATCCCGGTTCCGGCCAGCGCGGCAACGCCGAAGACGTCCTGCGCATGTACGGGCTGGATTTCAACACGGATTTCCGGGCCGAAGCGCTGCAGCAGCATGAAGCTTCCCGGGCCCTGGTGGACCGCAACGTTGATGCTTTTTTCTACACCGTGGGCAATCCCAGCGCGGCCATTGAAGAGCCGGCCCAGTCCGTGGATCTGGACATGGTTCCCCTGAATTCCGACGCCGTCAAGGCGTTCGTGGCCGAGCACCCCTTTTACATCATGACCAGCATCCCGGCCGGCACCTACCGCGGCATTGACCGGGACATCGAGACCTACGCCGTGACCGCCACCGTGGTCACCAACGACTCCGTCTCCGAACAGGTGGTCTACGACGTGGTCAAGACGGTTTTTGAAAATCTGGATGAGCTGCGTGCTTCCCACGCCGCGTTCCGCAATCTGAAGCCTGAGGAGATGCTGCAGGGGCTGTCCGCTCCGCTGCATCCCGGCGCTGAGAAGTACTACAAGGAAAAGGGCTGGATGTAG
- a CDS encoding TRAP transporter permease, with the protein MTDQDRTETTPRGVDPAAEPHTDGSRKKTRVRQSAEDMVAMVEAGAREPKHPVAAWIITLLCLGWSAFQLYLAYQPMNSHIARSWHLGFAICLAFLAYPAYKQYSPPMWVTWTQKMIPSFARRSIRTYIPIYDILLAILATAGALYIWWDYSGIITRMGLPSQLDIWMGVILIVLLLEAARRALGPALAVLAGIFLIYTIVGPHLPALFRHRGVPLDFIISDMYLTTTGIFGVPLGVSTDFVFLFVLFGALLDRAGGGKYFIDVAFSALGTFRGGPAKAAVMASGLTGLVSGSSIANTVTTGTFTIPLMKKVGFPAHKAAAIEVASSVNGQLMPPIMGAAAFIMAEIIGIPYLDVVRAALFPALIAYLALLYIVHLEALKMGIKALPRKELPKFGKTVLRGCHFIIPLGVLIFYLVIMRRSPIASALYAIESLIVIMLVQRPIIAFLSLGVHKRAGTLDPNIDLKRFLLTAIWQGLHDVWSGMIMGARNMVSVGVATATAGIIVGVVTITGLVGRFITIIATLSMGNIVLMLVFTAITSLILGMGMPTTANYIIMATLTAPVIIQLGGDAGLIFPLIAAHLFVFYFGILADVTPPVGLAAYAGAAIARTDPIKTGVQGFAYSLRTGILPFIFLFNTELLMISGVTEAGKVIWLEDPWYLTWVFFSGLIAMFAFASALQGWLVTRCNWLERLFLLCVCATTFRPGVFAAYLPFDRLGMQILGVAMYFSLFAWQMYRTRRAGGDASPSPA; encoded by the coding sequence ATGACCGATCAGGACCGTACCGAAACCACGCCGCGAGGCGTTGACCCCGCCGCCGAACCTCATACGGATGGTTCGCGCAAGAAAACCCGGGTTCGCCAGTCCGCCGAAGACATGGTGGCCATGGTCGAAGCCGGGGCCCGGGAGCCGAAGCATCCCGTGGCCGCCTGGATCATCACCCTGTTGTGTCTGGGATGGTCCGCTTTTCAGCTCTATCTGGCCTATCAGCCGATGAACTCCCACATCGCCCGTTCCTGGCACCTGGGGTTCGCCATCTGTCTCGCCTTTCTGGCCTACCCGGCCTACAAGCAGTACAGCCCGCCCATGTGGGTCACTTGGACCCAAAAGATGATCCCCAGCTTCGCCCGCCGCTCCATCCGGACGTACATCCCGATTTACGACATCCTGCTGGCCATCCTGGCCACGGCCGGGGCCCTGTACATCTGGTGGGACTACAGCGGGATCATCACCCGGATGGGCCTGCCCTCGCAGCTGGACATCTGGATGGGCGTGATCCTGATCGTGCTGTTGCTTGAAGCGGCAAGGCGCGCCTTGGGGCCGGCCCTGGCGGTTCTGGCGGGCATTTTTCTGATCTACACCATTGTCGGGCCCCATTTGCCCGCGCTGTTCCGCCACCGGGGCGTCCCCCTGGATTTCATCATCAGCGACATGTACCTGACCACCACGGGTATTTTCGGCGTCCCTCTGGGCGTGTCCACGGACTTCGTGTTCCTGTTCGTCCTCTTTGGGGCGCTTCTGGACCGAGCCGGTGGCGGCAAATATTTCATCGACGTAGCCTTTTCGGCCCTGGGCACCTTCCGGGGCGGTCCGGCCAAGGCCGCTGTCATGGCCTCGGGATTGACCGGCCTGGTTTCCGGCTCCTCCATCGCCAACACCGTGACCACCGGAACCTTCACCATCCCGCTGATGAAGAAGGTCGGCTTTCCTGCGCACAAGGCCGCGGCCATTGAGGTGGCTTCCTCGGTCAACGGGCAACTCATGCCGCCGATCATGGGCGCCGCGGCGTTCATCATGGCCGAGATCATCGGTATCCCGTACCTGGACGTGGTCCGGGCGGCCTTGTTTCCCGCCCTGATTGCGTATCTGGCCTTGCTGTACATCGTGCACCTGGAGGCCCTGAAAATGGGCATCAAGGCCCTGCCGCGCAAGGAACTGCCCAAGTTCGGCAAGACCGTGCTCCGGGGCTGTCATTTTATCATTCCCCTGGGCGTGCTGATCTTCTATCTGGTGATCATGCGCCGCTCCCCCATCGCCTCGGCCCTGTACGCCATTGAGAGCCTGATCGTGATCATGCTCGTCCAGCGGCCGATCATCGCCTTCCTGTCCCTGGGCGTGCATAAGCGGGCCGGGACCCTGGACCCGAACATTGATCTGAAGCGTTTTTTGCTCACCGCCATATGGCAGGGGCTGCACGATGTCTGGAGCGGGATGATCATGGGGGCGCGGAACATGGTTTCCGTGGGCGTGGCCACGGCCACGGCCGGGATCATCGTCGGCGTGGTGACCATTACCGGCCTGGTGGGTCGCTTCATCACCATCATCGCCACCCTGTCCATGGGCAACATCGTGCTGATGCTGGTCTTTACGGCCATCACCAGTCTGATCCTGGGCATGGGCATGCCCACCACGGCCAACTACATTATCATGGCCACCTTGACCGCGCCGGTGATCATCCAGCTTGGCGGCGACGCCGGATTGATCTTCCCGCTGATCGCGGCCCACTTGTTCGTTTTTTATTTCGGCATCCTGGCCGACGTGACTCCGCCGGTGGGCCTGGCGGCCTACGCCGGAGCGGCCATCGCCCGCACGGACCCGATCAAGACCGGGGTCCAAGGGTTCGCCTACAGCCTGCGTACGGGCATCCTGCCGTTCATTTTCCTGTTCAACACCGAGCTGTTGATGATTTCCGGGGTGACTGAAGCCGGCAAGGTGATCTGGCTGGAGGACCCCTGGTATCTGACCTGGGTTTTCTTCTCCGGCCTGATCGCCATGTTCGCCTTTGCCTCGGCCCTGCAAGGCTGGCTGGTCACGCGCTGCAACTGGCTGGAGCGGCTGTTCCTGCTTTGCGTCTGCGCCACCACCTTCCGTCCGGGCGTCTTCGCGGCCTACCTGCCCTTTGATCGTCTGGGCATGCAGATCCTCGGCGTGGCCATGTATTTTTCCCTTTTCGCCTGGCAGATGTACCGGACAAGGCGGGCGGGCGGCGACGCTTCGCCGTCCCCGGCCTGA
- a CDS encoding universal stress protein, producing the protein MYKRILVPIDIQEGERTRKMSLERAAELCRFYDAKMFALTVVPDMGMPIVADYFPSDAGDKIVADAESLLHELVDAHIPDDIDVQHLVAQGSIYRRILRMAEKVEADLIIMPAHRIKLQDYLLGTNTSKVVRHAKCSVLVLRCEN; encoded by the coding sequence ATGTATAAGCGTATCCTGGTCCCCATTGATATCCAGGAAGGCGAGCGCACCCGCAAGATGAGTCTGGAGCGCGCCGCTGAGTTATGCCGGTTTTATGATGCGAAGATGTTTGCCTTGACCGTGGTTCCGGACATGGGCATGCCCATCGTGGCCGACTACTTTCCCTCCGACGCCGGCGACAAGATCGTGGCCGACGCGGAAAGTCTCCTGCACGAGCTGGTGGACGCCCATATCCCCGACGACATCGACGTCCAGCACCTCGTGGCCCAAGGCTCCATCTATCGCCGGATTCTGCGCATGGCCGAAAAGGTCGAGGCCGACCTGATCATCATGCCCGCCCACCGCATCAAACTGCAAGACTACCTCCTCGGTACCAATACTTCCAAGGTCGTACGCCACGCCAAGTGTTCGGTGCTCGTGCTCAGGTGTGAAAACTGA
- a CDS encoding M20 family metallopeptidase yields the protein MRDQIIAYLADRETEAVELLRRLVEIQSGSRNKPGLDLMAESMSEVLGQVLPDVRILPFADYGNMVQASSMPWISGESGFALVGHMDTVFPANTSFTAFQEDGEICRGPGVYDMKGGLVVGVYALKALQALGALDAMPVTFLCNSDEEIGSPASRPWIEEQAGQCLACLVFEGGGLNREVVTGRKGRLGLRVTVRGRAGHAAKGGSKASAILELAHKITALEALNKDAEITLNVGHVEGGIGPNTVPELAQALVDARFLSPDGQSRLRESLAALFAEQTVPGTSCEHVETTGRPAMPQSEANKRLYAAARRQAARLGYGLPDELRFGVSDANFIADRGVPVLDGLGPLGDLDHSDREYIVRCSLMERSALVASLLLDLWSNRVR from the coding sequence ATGCGCGATCAAATCATCGCCTACCTGGCGGACCGGGAAACCGAAGCCGTTGAACTGCTGCGGCGTTTGGTGGAGATCCAGAGCGGCAGCCGGAACAAGCCGGGTCTGGACCTTATGGCCGAATCCATGAGCGAGGTTCTGGGACAGGTCTTGCCGGACGTCCGAATCCTGCCCTTTGCCGACTACGGAAACATGGTCCAGGCCTCTTCCATGCCGTGGATTTCCGGCGAATCCGGGTTCGCCTTGGTGGGGCACATGGATACCGTGTTCCCCGCGAACACTTCGTTCACTGCTTTTCAGGAAGACGGTGAGATATGTCGCGGGCCCGGGGTTTACGACATGAAGGGCGGCCTGGTGGTGGGCGTATACGCGCTCAAGGCGCTCCAGGCCCTTGGAGCTTTGGATGCGATGCCTGTGACGTTTTTGTGTAATTCCGACGAGGAAATCGGCTCTCCGGCTTCCCGGCCCTGGATCGAGGAGCAAGCCGGGCAATGCCTGGCCTGTTTGGTGTTTGAAGGCGGGGGGCTGAACCGGGAGGTGGTCACGGGCCGCAAGGGCAGATTAGGGTTGCGGGTGACGGTCCGCGGAAGGGCCGGACACGCGGCCAAGGGCGGCTCCAAAGCCAGTGCGATCCTGGAACTGGCTCATAAGATCACGGCGTTGGAAGCTCTTAACAAAGACGCGGAAATCACCCTGAACGTGGGCCACGTGGAAGGCGGTATCGGGCCGAACACCGTCCCGGAGTTGGCTCAAGCCCTGGTGGACGCCCGGTTTCTCTCACCTGATGGCCAATCCCGACTCCGGGAGTCGTTGGCGGCTCTTTTCGCGGAACAAACCGTTCCGGGTACGTCCTGCGAGCATGTTGAAACCACGGGCCGCCCGGCCATGCCCCAATCCGAGGCGAACAAGCGCCTTTACGCGGCGGCCCGGAGGCAGGCGGCGCGGTTGGGATATGGTTTGCCCGACGAGCTTCGCTTTGGGGTTTCCGACGCCAACTTCATTGCCGACCGAGGCGTTCCGGTTCTGGACGGGCTGGGGCCGCTGGGCGACCTGGACCACAGCGACAGAGAGTACATTGTCAGGTGCAGTCTGATGGAGCGCTCCGCCCTGGTCGCCTCATTGCTGCTGGATTTGTGGAGCAATCGGGTCCGCTGA
- the plsY gene encoding glycerol-3-phosphate 1-O-acyltransferase PlsY produces the protein MLSILWLGMSYLIGAIPFGLLLTKMRGLPDPRLHGSKNMGATNVARVCGTCCGAMTLILDALKGLFAVGVAASFSDSWLFLSLTALAVLLGHMFSVFLDGKGGKGVATTVGIFLGLAFWPAVLALIVCLTVIKLGGYVSLGSLVLVTLMPIFMLLTESYSLLPVTLIIMALVYSRHKDNIQRLAQGEEQSWRCRA, from the coding sequence ATGTTGAGCATTTTATGGCTGGGCATGAGTTATCTGATCGGGGCCATTCCCTTTGGCCTGCTGTTGACCAAAATGCGGGGCCTGCCCGACCCGCGCCTGCACGGCAGCAAAAACATGGGCGCGACCAACGTGGCCCGGGTTTGCGGCACATGCTGCGGCGCGATGACGCTGATCCTGGACGCCCTTAAAGGCCTCTTCGCCGTGGGCGTGGCCGCCTCCTTCAGCGATTCCTGGCTGTTTCTGTCCCTCACCGCTTTGGCCGTGCTTCTCGGGCACATGTTCTCCGTGTTTCTGGACGGCAAAGGCGGCAAAGGCGTGGCCACCACCGTGGGCATTTTCCTGGGACTGGCCTTTTGGCCGGCCGTGCTGGCCCTGATCGTCTGCCTGACCGTGATCAAGCTGGGCGGGTACGTCTCCCTGGGCTCCCTGGTCCTGGTCACCCTGATGCCCATCTTCATGCTGCTGACCGAATCCTACAGCCTGCTTCCGGTGACCTTGATCATCATGGCCCTGGTTTACTCACGGCATAAGGACAACATCCAGCGCCTCGCCCAAGGCGAGGAACAATCCTGGAGATGCCGCGCCTAG